The following proteins are encoded in a genomic region of Drosophila willistoni isolate 14030-0811.24 chromosome 3R, UCI_dwil_1.1, whole genome shotgun sequence:
- the LOC6647234 gene encoding odorant receptor 82a, translating into MMSSLRNLYKKSKDRKSKDYNYVTRANTLASRLSRSYLISCSCTGLYFMLGPILKIITNKLRSVTYIRELPMPMKFPFNTENSPGYEIGFVYTAVFTTIVVVYASAIDGLFISFAINLRGHFQALQHDIRKAVYNDTKVDPQATIISLVDYHVELLSLSKQLRLIYMPIVFGQFLITSLQVGVIIYQMFTSFEIGVALQLSDWHLATPHQRRSLAFIMLRSQKKVVIKAGFYEASLANFLAV; encoded by the exons ATGATGAGCAGTTTAAGGAATTTGTATAAGAAAT CTAAGGATAGAAAGTCAAAGGACTACAATTACGTCACACGGGCAAATACATTGGCCAGTCGCCTGAGTCGCTCCTATTTGATCTCCTGCAGTTGCACGGGTCTTTACTTTATGTTGGGACCTATTCTAAAGATTATTACCAATAAGTTAAGAAGTGTTACCTATATACGAGAGTTACCCATGCCAATGAA ATTTCCCTTTAACACCGAGAATAGTCCTGGCTATGAGATTGGATTTGTCTACACGGCTGTCTTTACCACTATTGTCGTGGTCTATGCGTCAGCCATCGATGGTTTATTTATCTCCTTTGCCATTAATTTACGTGGCCATTTTCAGGCTCTTCAGCATGATATACGCAAAGCGGTTTACAATGACACCAAAGTCGATCCACAAGCGACTATCATATCCTTAGTGGATTATCATGTAGAACTCTTGAGCCTTTCTAAACAACTACGTTTGATCTATATGCCCATTGTGTTTGGACAGTTTTTGATCACTTCCTTGCAGGTGGGCGTTATAATCTATCAAATGTTTACG AGCTTTGAAATCGGTGTGGCGCTTCAATTGAGCGATTGGCATTTGGCTACTCCCCATCAGAGACGTTCGTTGGCTTTTATCATGTTACGTTCCCAGAAAAAAGTCGTCATTAAGGCAGGATTCTATGAGGCTTCTTTGGCCAACTTTTTAGCGGTATAA
- the LOC6647233 gene encoding uncharacterized protein LOC6647233 isoform X2 — protein sequence MLNQRKIHAYILLSIVVSNCLLLTYAYPQQERQQQLTQSPVYRPEAESRKFAVKPNASKKVALDDIEDDIEGNQIQDTVGGGPGGFTWSNMLSTVMTMFFNGATNTAPTKSDDVDGSIGLGGSPWANVISMGLRIINTLLGGGAPSDGIDKVDNGGSPMQFIQIVMNLLDALKTSFSHRSLTARSMGKRDSVSDAAVAGIALLKGYVRTYRNSDDKCLQRYMCDANTDCVREIGGSSIFCQLGSYASSYVLGRSSDSNTSFEQLYDAGRRGRSGFDCHQLYLECNEV from the exons ATGCTGAATCAACGTAAGATCCACGCCTACATTTTACTATCCATAGTGGTCAGCAATTGTTTGCTGCTCACCTATGCCTATCCCCAGCAAGAGCGTCAACAGCAGTTGACCCAGTCGCCAGTTTATAGGCCAGAAGCGGAGAGCAGAAAATTTGCCGTCAAGCCAAATGCATCCAAGAAGGTGGCTCTGGATGATATTGAGGATGACATCGAAGGTAATCAGATACAGGACACAGTGGGCGGTGGTCCCGGAGGTTTCACCTGGTCCAACATGCTGTCCACTGTGATGACCATGTTCTTCAATGGAGCCACCAATACGGCGCCCACCAAATCCGATGATGTGGATGGTTCCATCGGCTTAGGTGGCAGTCCCTGGGCCAATGTCATCTCAATGG GTCTTCGCATTATCAACACTTTGTTGGGCGGCGGAGCTCCCAGTGATGGCATTGATAAGGTCGACAATGGCGGTTCCCCCATGCAg TTTATACAGATCGTGATGAATCTCTTGGACGCCTTGAAGACCTCATTCTCGCATCGTTCCCTCACCGCTCGCTCCATGGGTAAACGTGATTCAGTCAGTGACGCAGCCGTCGCCGGCATTGCCCTGCTCAAGGGTTATGTGAGAACCTATCGCAACTCGGACGACAAGTGCCTGCAGCGTTATATGTGCGATGCCAACACGGATTGTGTGCGTGAAATCGGAGGCAGCAGCATCTTCTGCCAACTAGGATC ATATGCCAGTAGCTATGTTTTGGGACGCAGCAGCGATAGCAACACTAGCTTCGAGCAGTTGTACGATGCCGGACGTAGAGGGCGTTCCGGTTTCGATTGTCACCAACTTTACCTGGAGTGCAATGAGGTCTAA
- the LOC6647233 gene encoding uncharacterized protein LOC6647233 isoform X1, translating into MLNQRKIHAYILLSIVVSNCLLLTYAYPQQERQQQLTQSPVYRPEAESRKFAVKPNASKKVALDDIEDDIEGNQIQDTVGGGPGGFTWSNMLSTVMTMFFNGATNTAPTKSDDVDGSIGLGGSPWANVISMGLRIINTLLGGGAPSDGIDKVDNGGSPMQGILAAVLSSVLGTRDPDQVNSMAKQAGEFIQIVMNLLDALKTSFSHRSLTARSMGKRDSVSDAAVAGIALLKGYVRTYRNSDDKCLQRYMCDANTDCVREIGGSSIFCQLGSYASSYVLGRSSDSNTSFEQLYDAGRRGRSGFDCHQLYLECNEV; encoded by the exons ATGCTGAATCAACGTAAGATCCACGCCTACATTTTACTATCCATAGTGGTCAGCAATTGTTTGCTGCTCACCTATGCCTATCCCCAGCAAGAGCGTCAACAGCAGTTGACCCAGTCGCCAGTTTATAGGCCAGAAGCGGAGAGCAGAAAATTTGCCGTCAAGCCAAATGCATCCAAGAAGGTGGCTCTGGATGATATTGAGGATGACATCGAAGGTAATCAGATACAGGACACAGTGGGCGGTGGTCCCGGAGGTTTCACCTGGTCCAACATGCTGTCCACTGTGATGACCATGTTCTTCAATGGAGCCACCAATACGGCGCCCACCAAATCCGATGATGTGGATGGTTCCATCGGCTTAGGTGGCAGTCCCTGGGCCAATGTCATCTCAATGG GTCTTCGCATTATCAACACTTTGTTGGGCGGCGGAGCTCCCAGTGATGGCATTGATAAGGTCGACAATGGCGGTTCCCCCATGCAg GGCATCTTGGCGGCTGTCCTGTCGTCCGTGTTGGGCACCCGAGATCCAGATCAAGTCAACTCAATGGCCAAGCAAGCTGGCGAG TTTATACAGATCGTGATGAATCTCTTGGACGCCTTGAAGACCTCATTCTCGCATCGTTCCCTCACCGCTCGCTCCATGGGTAAACGTGATTCAGTCAGTGACGCAGCCGTCGCCGGCATTGCCCTGCTCAAGGGTTATGTGAGAACCTATCGCAACTCGGACGACAAGTGCCTGCAGCGTTATATGTGCGATGCCAACACGGATTGTGTGCGTGAAATCGGAGGCAGCAGCATCTTCTGCCAACTAGGATC ATATGCCAGTAGCTATGTTTTGGGACGCAGCAGCGATAGCAACACTAGCTTCGAGCAGTTGTACGATGCCGGACGTAGAGGGCGTTCCGGTTTCGATTGTCACCAACTTTACCTGGAGTGCAATGAGGTCTAA